Proteins from a genomic interval of Streptomyces fodineus:
- a CDS encoding acyl-CoA thioester hydrolase/BAAT C-terminal domain-containing protein: MELTERELTNPWDGVLIAPAAGTDVGVLVLAGSSGRIERERARLLAEQGMAALAIRWFGGPGQSQGICEVPLETFTDAVDLLRSGGARRIGILGVSKGAEAALLTAVHDPRVDVVIALSPTSRVWCNVGPGRDGEQHPYRSSWTWRKQPLPFVPMDDSWTAAQPSSGPVAIRGWYELSEKTFTHLVPPAEIPVEKARADLLLVAGGDDAMWPSLPFAEQLAQRRRSAGATVRLVARHDAGHRPRLPGESPAPASPRFQYGGTREADALLGAAAWPHILDALGNRG, encoded by the coding sequence GTGGAACTGACAGAGCGCGAGCTGACCAACCCGTGGGATGGCGTTCTCATCGCTCCCGCCGCCGGCACGGACGTAGGCGTTCTGGTCCTGGCGGGCTCCAGCGGACGCATCGAGCGTGAAAGAGCGCGCCTGCTCGCCGAGCAGGGCATGGCGGCCCTGGCGATCCGCTGGTTCGGCGGGCCGGGGCAGTCCCAGGGAATCTGCGAAGTCCCGCTGGAAACCTTCACCGACGCCGTCGATCTTCTCCGCTCCGGCGGAGCGCGCCGCATCGGTATCCTCGGCGTATCCAAGGGGGCTGAAGCAGCTCTGCTCACCGCGGTGCACGACCCGCGGGTGGACGTGGTGATCGCGCTGTCGCCGACCTCGCGGGTCTGGTGCAACGTCGGACCGGGCCGCGACGGCGAACAGCACCCCTATCGATCGTCCTGGACGTGGCGAAAGCAGCCGCTTCCTTTCGTGCCGATGGATGACTCCTGGACGGCCGCACAACCGTCAAGCGGCCCGGTCGCCATCCGCGGATGGTACGAACTCAGCGAGAAGACCTTCACTCATCTGGTGCCCCCGGCTGAGATCCCCGTGGAGAAGGCCCGTGCGGATCTGCTGCTTGTCGCCGGTGGCGACGACGCGATGTGGCCGTCCCTGCCGTTCGCCGAACAGCTGGCACAACGCCGTCGCTCAGCCGGGGCCACCGTGCGACTGGTTGCCCGCCACGATGCCGGCCACCGACCACGCCTTCCGGGTGAGAGCCCGGCGCCGGCCTCCCCGCGCTTCCAGTACGGAGGAACGCGCGAAGCTGACGCACTCCTGGGTGCCGCTGCCTGGCCACACATCCTCGACGCACTCGGCAACAGAGGCTGA
- a CDS encoding acyl-CoA reductase codes for MITSVLHLWQGEFVDDAEAGRRLAGLLELAGRVLTRPLPTDVVLGACAAVSRDLDDPASALYGRLAGQLPADEAADVLAELATALTREALERKLRRELGGPRPERLTRPDARETVYEAWAPVGLLVHIAPGNAAAVAPLSVVEGLLAGNLNVLKTSSSDSALALDVLAALGAADPSGLIAERIVVLRFSSARREWLQALCGPADAIAVWGGEDAVRAAGELAQPGCRVVEWGHRISFAYLTRQAASADGMLDALAADVCRLEQQACSSPQVVYLDTDDTEELFAFAGRFAERLAKVSDARQAPLPGPAEQAEITTVQQLARLEQHLGLTRVFAAEDGSWRVLADTRCALDASPLHRSVWVKPLPRHAITATLRPMRRYLQTAAIGGDRADVAALSRAMFAAGVTRVTPVGSMLESYEGEPHDGVYALQRYSRRVSVRAAGADFRTVPCLDDLTAPPVLPPAPDTPLLGKEGVQRALATLDPRHAHLYFHSGGSTGTPALSVFTCDDYDNQMRAAADGLLAAGFDPARDRAANLFYSGGMYGSFISFFSILERLNATQFPIAAGPDHAMVAEALVGHRADTLFGMPSYLWQLLHAEADRLRAYGGIRKVFYGGEHFTAEQRRVLTDDFGVEVIRSAAYGSTDLGPLGYQCVSCDGSVHHVLTDLHTLEILDPIEDRPVAPGEPGRLVFTSRARAGQRLERYEIGDLGRAVDGTCACGSTVPRLELLGRYGDVVRVGTYFVNYRRVVRALEERLAYHGEVQLSVAPGTDREELTVRLDEQYAPDPGVTRTAVTTEVPEVASAVEEGLLSLSVQNVRREAFERTPTSGKLRTVVDLR; via the coding sequence GTGATCACCTCCGTACTCCACCTCTGGCAGGGCGAGTTCGTCGACGACGCCGAGGCCGGCCGCCGGCTGGCCGGCCTGCTCGAGCTGGCCGGGCGGGTCCTGACGCGTCCTCTGCCCACCGACGTGGTGCTCGGCGCCTGCGCCGCGGTCAGCCGTGACCTCGACGATCCCGCCTCCGCCCTGTACGGCCGGCTGGCCGGGCAACTGCCGGCGGACGAGGCCGCGGACGTGCTGGCCGAGCTGGCGACCGCGCTCACCCGGGAGGCGCTGGAGCGCAAGCTGCGGCGGGAGCTGGGCGGCCCGCGCCCGGAACGGCTGACCCGGCCGGACGCCCGCGAGACGGTGTACGAGGCCTGGGCGCCCGTCGGTCTGCTGGTGCACATCGCGCCGGGCAACGCCGCGGCCGTGGCACCGCTGAGCGTCGTCGAGGGTCTGCTGGCCGGCAACCTGAACGTGCTGAAGACCAGCAGCTCCGACTCGGCCCTCGCCCTCGACGTGCTCGCCGCGCTCGGTGCGGCCGACCCGTCCGGGCTGATCGCCGAGCGTATCGTCGTCCTGCGTTTCTCCTCCGCGCGCCGTGAGTGGCTGCAGGCGCTCTGCGGGCCGGCCGACGCGATCGCGGTGTGGGGCGGTGAGGACGCGGTGCGCGCGGCGGGCGAACTGGCCCAGCCCGGTTGCCGGGTGGTCGAATGGGGCCACCGGATCTCCTTCGCCTATCTCACCCGGCAGGCCGCGTCCGCGGACGGCATGCTCGACGCGCTCGCCGCAGACGTCTGCCGACTGGAACAGCAGGCGTGTTCCAGCCCGCAGGTGGTGTATCTCGACACCGACGACACCGAGGAACTCTTCGCGTTCGCCGGCCGGTTCGCCGAACGGCTGGCCAAGGTCTCCGACGCGCGTCAGGCGCCGTTGCCGGGCCCGGCCGAGCAGGCGGAGATCACCACGGTGCAGCAGCTCGCCCGGCTCGAACAACACCTGGGCCTCACCCGTGTGTTCGCCGCCGAGGACGGCTCCTGGCGGGTCCTGGCCGACACGCGCTGCGCACTGGACGCCTCCCCGCTGCACCGCAGTGTCTGGGTCAAGCCGCTCCCCCGGCACGCGATCACCGCGACCCTGCGGCCCATGCGCCGCTACCTGCAGACCGCCGCGATCGGCGGGGACCGTGCCGATGTGGCCGCCCTGTCGCGCGCGATGTTCGCCGCGGGCGTCACCCGCGTCACCCCGGTCGGCTCCATGCTGGAGAGCTACGAGGGCGAACCGCACGACGGCGTCTACGCGTTGCAGCGCTACAGCCGCAGGGTGAGCGTGCGCGCCGCAGGCGCGGACTTCCGTACGGTGCCCTGTCTGGACGACCTGACGGCGCCCCCCGTACTGCCGCCTGCGCCGGACACGCCGCTCCTCGGCAAGGAGGGCGTGCAGCGCGCGCTCGCGACCCTGGATCCGCGCCACGCGCACCTGTACTTCCACAGCGGAGGCTCCACGGGCACACCCGCGCTGTCGGTGTTCACCTGCGACGACTACGACAACCAGATGCGCGCCGCGGCGGACGGGCTGCTCGCGGCCGGCTTCGACCCGGCGCGGGACCGGGCGGCCAACCTCTTCTACAGCGGTGGCATGTACGGAAGCTTCATCAGCTTCTTCTCCATTCTGGAACGGCTGAACGCCACCCAGTTCCCGATCGCCGCGGGCCCCGACCACGCCATGGTGGCCGAGGCACTGGTCGGCCACCGGGCCGACACCCTCTTCGGTATGCCGTCCTACCTGTGGCAGCTGCTCCACGCCGAGGCCGACCGGCTGCGTGCCTACGGCGGCATACGGAAGGTGTTCTACGGCGGCGAGCACTTCACCGCCGAACAACGCAGGGTGCTCACCGACGACTTCGGGGTGGAGGTGATCCGCTCCGCGGCCTACGGCAGCACCGACCTCGGGCCTCTGGGCTACCAGTGCGTGTCCTGCGACGGCTCGGTCCACCATGTGCTGACGGACCTGCATACGCTGGAGATCCTGGATCCGATAGAGGACCGGCCGGTGGCCCCGGGTGAGCCGGGACGGCTGGTGTTCACCTCCCGAGCCCGGGCCGGTCAGCGCCTGGAGCGCTACGAGATCGGTGATCTGGGACGTGCGGTGGACGGCACCTGTGCCTGCGGCAGCACCGTACCTCGCCTGGAACTGCTCGGGCGCTACGGCGACGTGGTGCGCGTGGGCACGTACTTCGTCAACTACCGGCGGGTCGTACGGGCGTTGGAGGAGCGGCTCGCCTATCACGGCGAGGTGCAGCTGTCGGTGGCACCCGGTACCGACCGGGAGGAGCTGACGGTCCGGCTCGACGAGCAGTACGCCCCCGACCCCGGCGTCACACGCACCGCGGTCACCACCGAGGTCCCGGAGGTGGCCTCGGCGGTGGAGGAGGGCTTGCTGTCCCTTTCCGTGCAGAACGTACGGAGGGAAGCCTTCGAGCGCACCCCGACCAGCGGCAAGCTTCGTACGGTCGTCGACCTGCGCTGA
- a CDS encoding acyl-protein synthase yields MKPHLAPVEVPDPAALGQVQRLCDLAEPYATGPGTDALFAAAMAEANAWHARRSPFFAALLEDPAEAPAPTVGDGIRTPLVPAAFFKRHEVLSIPRDEVFLHLTSSGTTGQKSQMFFDEWTIRSAQRMVARIFDHYGWITPEQPVNYLLYSYEPAPALKLGTSFTDNYLCDFAPARHTTHALRHTGTGHEFDVHGCIAALRRYAEDDVPVRILGFPAFLYFTLERMRAMGLPPLTLPEGSLVVLGGGWKGHADRQIGKDTFYAEVTDSLGIPAERVRDTFGSVEHCVPYVECAHHRLHVPVWSRAAVRDTGTLRPLPYGDRGFLHLVSPYITSVPAHSVLMGDLASLHPGEGCPCPLSTDWFTVHGRAGVSRNRSCAVAAAELMKGMS; encoded by the coding sequence ATGAAACCCCATCTCGCTCCCGTCGAGGTTCCCGACCCGGCGGCGCTCGGCCAGGTACAGCGCCTGTGCGATCTGGCGGAGCCGTACGCCACCGGCCCCGGCACCGACGCGCTGTTCGCCGCCGCCATGGCGGAGGCCAACGCCTGGCACGCCCGCCGCTCCCCCTTCTTCGCCGCCCTGCTGGAGGACCCGGCCGAAGCACCCGCTCCCACGGTCGGCGACGGCATACGCACCCCGCTTGTGCCCGCCGCGTTCTTCAAGCGCCATGAGGTGCTCTCGATCCCGCGCGACGAGGTGTTCCTGCATCTGACCTCCTCGGGCACCACGGGCCAGAAGTCACAGATGTTCTTCGACGAGTGGACCATCCGCTCGGCGCAGCGCATGGTGGCCCGGATCTTCGACCACTACGGCTGGATCACCCCCGAACAGCCGGTGAACTACCTGCTGTACAGCTACGAGCCGGCTCCGGCGCTGAAGCTGGGCACCTCGTTCACCGACAACTATCTGTGCGACTTCGCCCCGGCCCGGCACACCACGCACGCTCTGCGGCACACCGGCACCGGCCACGAGTTCGACGTGCACGGCTGCATCGCGGCGCTGAGGCGCTACGCCGAGGACGACGTGCCGGTGCGCATCCTGGGCTTCCCCGCGTTCTTGTACTTCACCCTGGAGCGGATGCGGGCGATGGGGCTGCCGCCGCTCACGCTGCCCGAGGGATCGCTGGTGGTGCTCGGCGGCGGCTGGAAGGGGCACGCCGACCGGCAGATCGGCAAGGACACGTTCTACGCCGAGGTCACCGACAGCCTCGGGATTCCCGCGGAGCGCGTCCGCGACACGTTCGGCTCCGTCGAGCACTGCGTGCCGTACGTCGAGTGCGCCCATCACCGGCTGCACGTGCCGGTGTGGTCGCGAGCGGCCGTCCGCGACACCGGGACGCTGCGTCCACTGCCGTACGGCGACCGTGGCTTCCTGCACCTGGTCAGCCCTTACATCACCTCGGTGCCCGCGCACAGCGTGCTGATGGGCGACCTCGCGTCGCTGCATCCCGGCGAGGGGTGTCCCTGCCCGCTGTCCACCGACTGGTTCACCGTGCACGGCCGTGCCGGGGTGAGCCGCAACCGCAGCTGCGCGGTCGCCGCCGCCGAACTGATGAAGGGAATGTCGTGA
- a CDS encoding GNAT family N-acetyltransferase, with the protein MNASLSPASVQDIAELRQLYFEVYGHGYPVPLGSDPVVMRRLITDGTAHWLTARTHAGDLVGSAVVLTEPGGRIGKLVGLAVHPGHRGGGLASRLTGAVCDEAFATGRLDSVYATVRLVTEGPQQVVVRNGFRPLGLLPNAVEVEGCETLALFARYADGVLERREPVASVPERLSALLSAASRGVGIDYTRTRPAPCRGAAAAAGAEPIELIAAPAFVRRRFLELFPAADDRFFPLHTPNAVLVAADGRFEAYADLDAVAGSCALVAVHPRPAAVAGALEALIASVARAGADYVEALLPLADTEALEVFLASGFVPSAVYPAMRRIQDRLHDYVVLSRTSRQIDFRTTAVSPLLQPYLGAYLSAWTTTYLPLHEVSR; encoded by the coding sequence GTGAACGCCTCCCTCTCCCCCGCGTCCGTCCAGGACATCGCCGAGCTGCGGCAGCTGTACTTCGAGGTGTACGGGCACGGCTACCCGGTGCCGCTCGGCAGCGACCCGGTGGTCATGCGGCGGCTGATCACCGACGGCACCGCGCACTGGCTCACCGCCCGCACCCACGCGGGCGACCTGGTCGGTTCCGCGGTCGTGCTGACCGAACCGGGCGGCCGCATCGGCAAACTGGTCGGCCTCGCGGTGCACCCCGGCCATCGCGGCGGCGGTCTCGCCTCTCGGCTGACCGGGGCCGTCTGCGACGAAGCCTTCGCCACGGGCCGGCTGGACTCGGTGTACGCCACCGTCCGCCTGGTCACCGAAGGTCCGCAGCAGGTCGTCGTACGCAACGGATTCCGGCCGCTCGGCCTGCTGCCGAACGCCGTCGAGGTCGAGGGCTGCGAGACCCTCGCGTTGTTCGCCCGCTACGCCGACGGTGTGCTGGAGCGCCGCGAACCCGTGGCGAGCGTCCCCGAGCGGCTGTCGGCGTTGCTGTCCGCCGCTTCCCGCGGCGTCGGCATCGACTACACCCGGACGCGCCCCGCCCCCTGCCGCGGTGCGGCGGCCGCCGCCGGCGCCGAACCGATCGAGCTGATCGCGGCCCCGGCCTTCGTACGGCGCCGCTTCCTGGAGCTGTTTCCCGCGGCCGACGACCGCTTCTTCCCGCTGCACACACCCAACGCGGTCCTGGTGGCCGCCGACGGCCGCTTCGAGGCGTACGCCGACCTCGATGCCGTGGCGGGCAGTTGCGCACTGGTCGCGGTCCATCCCCGCCCGGCCGCGGTGGCGGGAGCCCTGGAGGCGCTGATCGCGTCGGTCGCGCGGGCCGGTGCCGACTATGTCGAGGCGCTGCTGCCGCTGGCCGACACCGAGGCGCTGGAGGTCTTCCTCGCCTCGGGATTCGTACCGAGCGCGGTCTACCCCGCGATGCGCCGTATCCAGGACCGGCTCCACGACTACGTCGTGCTCTCGCGCACCAGCCGGCAGATCGACTTCCGTACGACCGCGGTCAGCCCGCTGCTCCAGCCGTACCTCGGTGCCTATCTGAGTGCCTGGACCACCACCTACCTGCCCCTTCACGAGGTGTCCCGATGA
- a CDS encoding MFS transporter — MSAAPARARRLPLVLRNPSFGRVWAGQLLTQAASRMFQVGAVWWLVGFAGGEHRGLDSGLFLMVSTVPAVALAPVIARIVARHAHRTVLAGAASVAGAVAVTAAVLACSDALPMAAAYLVGLVLAGCQAVFDPCLTTSVPELVEDADIESATGFELSTQSVAGLCGGLLGPLVVDAGELAGVTATCGAAYLLAAVLIGSTRFPHRVAGDGPAPEPRTLRRVLAGLPFIRRVLVCFAAANVFTTAVYVVMPLYTREALHATGSTVASLETALGAGTLLGSFTGGRLPGRPIAVGSVCLTVMAAALALPGLVAGHAAALASMAVAGWCVGVIGVRFVALFQRLVPAEDKPGFFAVMQAVLGATFPVSSLVFGALGDHLPARTLCLAQGAGLVPVALALWWLGSRADTAGQRGPDASTPVPAGEAP, encoded by the coding sequence GTGAGCGCGGCGCCCGCGCGCGCACGGCGTCTGCCGCTCGTCCTGCGCAATCCGTCCTTCGGCAGGGTCTGGGCCGGTCAGCTCCTCACCCAGGCGGCGAGCCGTATGTTCCAGGTCGGCGCGGTCTGGTGGCTCGTCGGGTTCGCGGGCGGCGAGCACCGCGGGCTCGACTCGGGCCTGTTCCTCATGGTGAGCACCGTGCCCGCGGTGGCTCTCGCCCCGGTGATCGCCCGCATCGTCGCACGGCACGCACACCGCACGGTACTGGCGGGCGCGGCGAGCGTGGCGGGCGCGGTGGCCGTGACGGCGGCCGTCCTGGCCTGTTCCGACGCCCTGCCCATGGCCGCCGCCTACCTGGTGGGGCTGGTGTTGGCCGGCTGCCAGGCGGTCTTCGATCCCTGTCTGACCACCTCGGTGCCGGAACTCGTCGAGGACGCCGACATCGAGTCGGCCACCGGCTTCGAACTGTCCACCCAGTCCGTCGCCGGGCTGTGCGGCGGGCTGCTCGGTCCTCTCGTGGTCGACGCGGGCGAGCTGGCCGGTGTCACCGCCACCTGCGGCGCCGCATACCTGCTCGCTGCCGTGCTGATCGGCTCCACGCGGTTTCCGCACCGCGTGGCCGGAGACGGCCCGGCTCCCGAGCCACGCACGCTGCGCCGGGTACTGGCCGGTCTGCCCTTCATCCGCCGTGTGCTGGTCTGCTTCGCCGCCGCCAACGTCTTCACCACCGCCGTCTACGTCGTGATGCCGCTGTACACCCGGGAGGCGCTGCACGCGACCGGCTCCACCGTCGCCTCGCTGGAGACGGCCCTCGGTGCGGGCACCCTGCTGGGGTCGTTCACGGGCGGGCGCCTGCCCGGCCGTCCCATCGCGGTCGGCAGCGTGTGCCTGACCGTGATGGCCGCGGCCCTCGCTCTGCCGGGCCTGGTCGCCGGGCATGCGGCGGCCCTGGCGTCGATGGCCGTGGCCGGCTGGTGCGTGGGCGTGATCGGCGTGCGGTTCGTCGCGCTGTTCCAGCGGCTGGTGCCCGCCGAAGACAAGCCGGGCTTCTTCGCGGTCATGCAGGCGGTGCTGGGCGCCACCTTCCCGGTGTCCTCACTCGTGTTCGGCGCACTGGGCGACCACCTACCGGCCCGAACGCTGTGCCTCGCGCAGGGCGCGGGACTCGTGCCGGTCGCGCTGGCGCTGTGGTGGCTCGGGAGCCGCGCGGACACCGCCGGGCAGCGCGGGCCGGACGCATCCACGCCCGTACCGGCGGGAGAAGCCCCGTGA
- a CDS encoding phenylacetate--CoA ligase family protein, translated as MPVQSIAELIRFARHNSPFYRELYTHLSDHVTRLTDLPVVPQADFWRANAPRDNRLLTAPLNEAVVFRSGGTTGSPKFSYYTRTEWREFTAAFGAGLVSAGLRPGHRVADLFYAGDLYASFSFVLDSLHRSPVANVRLPIGGATPWESTAATLEEFRVQVVAGTPTTLCSLAERLAGAHRTLPDVELLFFGGECLFGDQLPLLRAAFPNAEPRSLGYASVDAGLLGKAVPGGDPRVHRAFTPYTVVEILCDETDEAVAGNGVAGRLVVTDLRRRLMPVLRYPAGDRAEWVDRDAGVFRILGRAEEGVRVGPVSLYTEDVHDVVTAADLRGEVTGVQLVVRRRDGRDGLVLRLAVADPGKVSAALEESVVAAVLAERPFYASATASGHVNPIGVEWVRHQDLAVNSRSGKLIRVVDERPHT; from the coding sequence ATGCCCGTTCAATCAATTGCGGAACTCATACGTTTCGCCCGGCACAACTCGCCTTTCTACCGCGAGCTCTACACTCACCTTTCCGATCACGTGACTCGTCTCACGGATCTCCCGGTGGTGCCCCAGGCCGATTTCTGGCGAGCCAACGCACCCCGCGACAACCGGCTGCTGACCGCCCCCTTGAACGAAGCGGTCGTGTTCCGCAGCGGCGGGACCACAGGCTCACCGAAGTTCTCCTACTACACCCGCACCGAATGGCGTGAGTTCACCGCCGCGTTCGGTGCCGGACTCGTCTCCGCCGGGCTGCGGCCCGGTCACCGGGTGGCAGACCTCTTCTACGCGGGCGACCTGTACGCGAGCTTCAGCTTCGTCCTCGACTCCTTGCACCGCTCCCCCGTGGCCAACGTCCGGCTGCCCATCGGCGGCGCGACGCCCTGGGAATCCACCGCGGCGACCTTGGAGGAGTTCCGGGTCCAGGTCGTCGCCGGCACTCCGACCACACTGTGCTCGCTCGCCGAACGCCTGGCCGGCGCACACCGCACCCTGCCGGACGTGGAGCTGCTCTTCTTCGGCGGGGAATGCCTCTTCGGCGACCAACTCCCGCTGCTACGGGCCGCGTTCCCGAATGCCGAGCCACGCTCCCTGGGATATGCGAGCGTCGACGCGGGGCTCCTCGGCAAGGCCGTGCCCGGCGGGGATCCGCGCGTGCACCGCGCGTTCACGCCGTACACGGTGGTCGAGATCCTGTGTGACGAGACCGACGAAGCCGTTGCCGGCAACGGAGTGGCCGGGCGGCTGGTCGTCACCGATCTCCGCCGGCGGCTCATGCCCGTGCTCCGCTATCCGGCGGGCGACAGGGCCGAGTGGGTCGACCGGGACGCGGGTGTCTTCCGTATCCTCGGGCGCGCCGAGGAAGGCGTGCGGGTCGGCCCCGTCTCTCTCTACACCGAGGACGTCCATGACGTCGTCACCGCGGCTGACCTCCGCGGCGAGGTGACCGGTGTGCAGCTCGTGGTACGGCGCCGGGACGGCCGGGACGGCCTGGTGCTGCGGCTCGCGGTCGCCGATCCCGGGAAGGTGTCCGCCGCGTTGGAGGAGTCCGTCGTGGCGGCGGTCCTCGCGGAGCGACCGTTCTACGCGAGCGCGACCGCCTCCGGGCACGTGAACCCGATCGGCGTCGAATGGGTGCGGCACCAGGATCTCGCGGTCAACTCCCGCTCGGGCAAGCTCATCCGGGTCGTCGACGAACGGCCGCACACGTGA
- a CDS encoding sigma-70 family RNA polymerase sigma factor: MSTQDAMETAALVTAAREGDTQAQDALVNAYLTLVYNIVGRALNGSVDVDDVVQETMLRALDGLGGLRAPERFRSWLVAIAMNQVREHRQNRLSAPGGVDEAEDLADPGADFVDLTVVQLQLTGQRLETARATRWLEPDDQELLSLWWLECAGELTRAEVAAALDLSPQHAAVRVQRMKAQLEAARVVVRALDARPRCEELRIVLAPWDGRPAALWRKRIARHARGCTHCSGLWSGLMPAEGLLAGLALIAASPALLAAVSSGSVRLAPAGAVARFDIPGGGSGSGSGAGRRGVRGRTGSRSQSRRRRRVRRRAVGGAVVAACVAGGGLWYFGTDSGTSADPANAERSAAAPILDRSTPSAEDGSPSPSLSPSPSVTKPKKANATKPATPARKSTPTTPESARRTPVAPNTPQTQPDPTDVVGQVVALVNKQRSAAGCGPLTEDPQLQKAAQGHSDDMAARHFFDHTNPDGADPGQRITAAGYRWSTYGENIAQGQQTASAVMESWMNSPGHRANILNCSFKDIGVGVHKGAGGPWWTQDFGAKM; this comes from the coding sequence ATGAGCACGCAGGACGCGATGGAGACGGCGGCACTGGTCACGGCCGCCCGAGAGGGCGACACGCAGGCCCAGGACGCCTTGGTCAACGCGTACCTCACCCTGGTCTACAACATCGTGGGCCGGGCTCTGAACGGCTCGGTGGATGTGGACGACGTGGTGCAGGAGACCATGTTGCGCGCCCTGGACGGACTGGGCGGACTGCGTGCTCCCGAGCGGTTCCGTTCCTGGCTGGTGGCGATCGCCATGAACCAGGTCCGGGAGCACCGGCAGAATCGTCTCTCCGCCCCGGGTGGCGTGGATGAGGCCGAGGACCTGGCCGATCCGGGTGCCGACTTCGTCGATCTGACCGTCGTCCAGCTCCAGCTCACCGGGCAGCGCCTGGAGACGGCGCGGGCGACACGCTGGCTGGAGCCCGACGACCAGGAACTGCTGTCCCTGTGGTGGCTGGAGTGCGCCGGCGAACTCACGCGGGCCGAGGTCGCCGCGGCCCTGGACCTCTCGCCTCAGCACGCCGCCGTCCGGGTCCAGCGCATGAAGGCGCAGTTGGAGGCGGCCCGCGTGGTGGTACGAGCACTCGACGCACGGCCGCGGTGCGAGGAACTCCGGATCGTGCTGGCCCCCTGGGACGGCAGGCCCGCGGCTCTGTGGCGCAAGCGAATAGCCCGGCACGCGCGCGGCTGCACGCACTGCAGCGGGTTGTGGAGCGGACTGATGCCGGCAGAAGGGCTGCTGGCGGGCCTGGCACTGATCGCCGCGTCACCTGCACTGCTTGCCGCGGTCTCCTCCGGGTCGGTAAGGCTTGCCCCGGCTGGTGCTGTCGCCCGGTTCGACATACCGGGGGGTGGCTCGGGCTCGGGATCGGGCGCCGGACGGCGTGGCGTACGGGGCCGCACCGGCTCGCGCAGCCAGTCCCGTCGGCGCCGCCGGGTGCGCCGCCGGGCCGTCGGTGGCGCCGTCGTCGCGGCCTGCGTCGCGGGAGGTGGCCTGTGGTACTTCGGCACCGACTCCGGCACCAGTGCCGACCCCGCGAACGCCGAGCGAAGTGCGGCCGCCCCCATCCTGGACCGCTCCACGCCCAGCGCTGAGGACGGATCGCCGTCGCCCTCGCTTTCTCCGTCTCCGTCCGTGACGAAGCCGAAGAAGGCGAACGCCACGAAGCCGGCGACCCCTGCCAGAAAGAGCACACCCACAACCCCGGAATCCGCCCGCAGGACTCCTGTCGCGCCGAACACACCACAGACTCAGCCGGATCCGACCGACGTCGTCGGCCAGGTCGTCGCGCTGGTGAACAAGCAACGGTCAGCCGCCGGCTGCGGTCCGCTCACCGAGGACCCGCAACTGCAAAAGGCGGCCCAGGGCCACTCCGACGACATGGCCGCACGCCACTTCTTCGACCACACCAACCCGGACGGCGCGGATCCCGGACAGCGCATCACCGCCGCCGGCTACCGCTGGTCCACATACGGCGAGAACATCGCCCAGGGCCAGCAGACCGCCTCAGCTGTCATGGAGTCCTGGATGAACAGCCCCGGCCACCGGGCGAACATCCTCAACTGCTCCTTCAAGGACATCGGCGTGGGGGTTCACAAGGGCGCGGGCGGCCCCTGGTGGACACAGGACTTCGGCGCGAAGATGTGA
- a CDS encoding TetR/AcrR family transcriptional regulator produces MGKAGTKGVSRADREGQIIDVAVEEFGEHGYAGVSVAAVARRAGISKPLIYTYFDSKEGLYLACVHRVGGLLVNTVAAARSRSGTTGHALDTLSAIFTAVEGCRHAWSVLYDPALPPAGEMRDAVNHYRGRLAAMGAAGATGLLTHAGHDDPLDHQLLNHVWQYAVTAVMRWWSDHPDQSAAEMTARCSRLLHALGTG; encoded by the coding sequence ATGGGCAAGGCCGGAACCAAGGGCGTCTCCCGTGCCGACCGGGAGGGGCAGATCATCGACGTGGCCGTGGAGGAATTCGGCGAACACGGCTACGCGGGTGTCTCCGTCGCCGCCGTCGCACGGCGCGCGGGCATCTCGAAACCTCTGATCTACACCTACTTCGACTCCAAAGAGGGCCTCTACCTCGCCTGTGTGCACCGGGTGGGCGGGCTTCTGGTGAACACGGTGGCCGCGGCCCGCTCGCGCAGCGGAACGACCGGTCACGCGCTGGACACCCTCTCCGCGATCTTCACCGCGGTCGAAGGCTGCCGGCACGCCTGGTCCGTCCTCTACGATCCGGCTCTGCCGCCGGCCGGTGAGATGCGCGACGCCGTGAACCACTACCGCGGACGGCTCGCCGCCATGGGGGCCGCGGGTGCCACGGGACTCCTCACCCACGCCGGACACGACGACCCGCTGGACCATCAACTCCTCAACCATGTCTGGCAGTACGCCGTGACCGCCGTGATGCGCTGGTGGTCCGATCATCCGGACCAGAGCGCGGCCGAGATGACAGCCCGTTGCAGCCGCCTTCTCCACGCACTTGGCACCGGCTGA